The proteins below come from a single Aspergillus oryzae RIB40 DNA, chromosome 5 genomic window:
- a CDS encoding zinc-binding alcohol dehydrogenase family protein (predicted protein) encodes MATHPAIQITGIKQPLKLVQVPTPEPQQNEVRVRIEWVPSAPLDVYQVDAGLMVQFPQGLGDSGVGTVVAIGPGVEHLRVGDQVFGFFFHNEKEKGQQIYVTAPEHLFGKVPPNMPLAAVATVPTNFCTAFLTLSDKLGLELPWPRSTDFLPQNQHTPILIWGAATSVGQFAVQILKHWGYTNIIATASSKHHEKIKKHGAKHVLDYQEPNAVDSILNILNTESPAIPIRAFDCVTSKSGSLQHIAKIATLPGSIVAAVLPVVIRPPSHKEGVQLSADVNGEASWVPGVQVHSVNAFLRDHLFPEIVPALLESGAIEPNQYREIEGESLLQRASTALDTLRSGAVSGERLVWRVWKKEEYPQYK; translated from the exons AAATGAGGTCCGAGTCCGAATAGAATGGGTGCCGTCCGCACCCTTGGATGTGTACCAAGTGGATGCTGGTTTAATGGTGCAATTCCCCCAAGGTCTCGGCGACAGCGGTGTAGGTACCGTGGTGGCGATTGGGCCCGGTGTCGAGCACCTTCGTGTGGGTGATCAAGTAtttggtttcttctttcacaacgaaaaggaaaagggccaACAGATTTACGTGACCGCACCGGAACACCTATTTGGAAAG GTCCCTCCTAACATGCCGCTGGCCGCTGTGGCTACAGTACCGACGAATTTCTGCACCGCATTTCTGACTCTCTCTGACAAGCTTGGTCTGGAGCTGCCTTGGCCACGCTCCACCGACTTTCTCCCGCAGAATCAACATACACCGATTCTCATCTGGGGTGCAGCGACCTCCGTTGGCCAATTCGCAGTCCAGATCCTCAAGCATTGGGGCTACACGAACATCATCGCAACGGCATCTTCCAAGCACCAcgaaaagatcaagaagcacGGTGCTAAACATGTCCTCGACTATCAAGAGCCCAACGCTGTTGATTCAATCCTCAATATACTAAACACAGAAAGCCCCGCCATTCCCATCCGCGCTTTCGACTGCGTGACCTCAAAATCCGGATCCCTGCAACACATCGCCAAAATCGCAACTCTGCCGGGCTCAATAGTAGCCGCTGTTCTTCCTGTGGTTATCCGCCCTCCTTCCCACAAAGAAGGCGTGCAGCTTTCAGCTGATGTTAACGGGGAAGCATCCTGGGTACCTGGTGTGCAGGTCCATAGCGTT AATGCTTTCTTGAGAGATCATCTGTTCCCAGAAATCGTTCCCGCGCTCCTTGAATCTGGCGCGATTGAACCGAATCAGTATCGGGAAATTGAAGGCGAGTCGCTTTTGCAGAGGGCTTCTACGGCTCTGGATACCTTGAGAAGTGGTGCTGTTAGTGGTGAAAGACTTGTTTGGAGGGtttggaagaaggaggaataCCCGCAGTATAAGTAG